CACCTCTTCTTCAGTCCCTAAATCCGGGACTTCCTCCTCAGTTTCTGGGGCCTCTGGCACTTCTTCAGGTTCTTCGGGGACCCCCATTTCTTCCTCCGTCACGGTCTCTTCAGGCTCAGCTTCAGGTTCAGGAGCGGCTTCCAAAGGTCCAAAGTTAAAATCAGCACTCCCTATCTCTGTTCCAGCTGCGTCGAGTACGGTGACGTTCCATGACCCGGTCCATTCAGGCTGAAACTTGCTCCACGTTCGCCAGCGGGACGAAGTACCCACGTTCATTTCGACACGCGTCTTCTCCTCACCCTCATGACTCCATACATGGGTAATCGTTGTTTTGGGTCCAGGATTCGCGACAGCCGTGAAACAGTAGACTTTTTCCACACCCGCCTCAAATTCGGTGCCCGGATTCACCGGGGTACGATCCACTACGTCTTCACAGAAGACCATCTCTTCGATACTGACCGCCTCCTGTGCCGTGAGTTCATTCTGAAACGGGAACACCCAGAAAAGAAACGTACCCAAGAATATGCCAATCCAGGACAGTTTATGTTTCATTTTTATGCCCTCCCTGTTACCCTTAATGTATGAGAACGTGGCGTATTTGTCAAAATATAAGTGACGAATTAGTCTGGATAAAAAAATGGACAATTGCATCGAGTTTACAGCATGGTTACTGAAACAGGCGTCTGCCCAGGGCCATACCCACCGTGGTCACAACCAGCAAGATGGCTACCCATTTCGCGCCGGTCGTAATCCTGTTTTGAAGGGCTTGCATTTCTGCCAGCTGTTCCTGGGAGGGAGGACCTTCTGCCTTTTGCATTTCCCCTCCAAGTGCGGCGATCTTTTTGGCGCTTGGCCGCTGAACCATTTGTCCTATCAAGAGGGCAGCGATGGCTGCCGATCCCCCAATCGTCGTAGCCAGCCCCTTCTGCGATAAGATCCACTCCATATCCAGGTAACCAGAAAACTCCCAGTACATGTACAATCCCGAAAGAACAGCAAGAAGGGTAGGTAGTACACGGGGACATTTGCGACCTCATCCCTAGCGATCTCGAACATCTCC
The genomic region above belongs to Candidatus Neomarinimicrobiota bacterium and contains:
- a CDS encoding DUF2914 domain-containing protein, giving the protein MKHKLSWIGIFLGTFLFWVFPFQNELTAQEAVSIEEMVFCEDVVDRTPVNPGTEFEAGVEKVYCFTAVANPGPKTTITHVWSHEGEEKTRVEMNVGTSSRWRTWSKFQPEWTGSWNVTVLDAAGTEIGSADFNFGPLEAAPEPEAEPEETVTEEEMGVPEEPEEVPEAPETEEEVPDLGTEEEVAPPEAAPEDTVAQDTSGLK